In Helianthus annuus cultivar XRQ/B chromosome 9, HanXRQr2.0-SUNRISE, whole genome shotgun sequence, the following are encoded in one genomic region:
- the LOC110877423 gene encoding valine N-monooxygenase 1, with product MIIQSSIIGGIIIILFIKLIKKKTSSSPYQLPPGPTPLPFIGCIIQMLQNKPTFRWIHKLIDDYNSPIISIRLGQATHVIVVSSPIIAREFLKTQDEIFSSRPDSLSGYLISDGYRSTIMSPLGDQWRMMRKILNQDILSLPIHKWLQPKRDEEANHLLSYMISQIENQNSPNGGGLINIRIASQHFCGNLIRNMVFGTRFFGEGMADGGPGGEETEHVSALFIILNYLNAFCISDYFPLLRWKTDFDGHEKIIRTAIERVRKYHDPLVDERIKLWNDGARKQEEDVLDILIKHKEPKLSPEEIKAQIIELMIATIDNPSNAVEWVMAEMISEPTILKRAVEELDKVVGCNRLVKESDLPQLNYIKACIKESFRLHPFAPFNVPHVSVKDTVVAGYFIPKGSHVLLSRLGLGRNPNVWKDPMRFDPDRHLGEEGKQVVLTDNELRMLSFSTGKRGCPGVILGSTITIMLLARMIQGFAWEKPYNESEIKLVENHHDLHMAKSLVALAKPRLPWYLYPKI from the exons ATGATTATTCAATCTTCTATAATCGGTGGCATCATCATAATCCTCTTTATCAAGCTTATTAAAAAGAAAACTTCAAGTAGTCCGTACCAGCTACCTCCTGGTCCAACTCCTCTTCCATTCATTGGTTGCATAATCCAAATGCTTCAAAATAAGCCAACCTTTCGATGGATCCATAAGCTCATTGATGACTACAACTCTCCAATCATAAGCATTCGGCTCGGTCAAGCAACGCATGTCATCGTCGTGTCTTCCCCGATCATAGCACGGGAGTTTCTAAAAACACAAGATGAAATCTTTTCTTCAAGGCCTGATAGCTTATCAGGTTATTTGATAAGTGATGGCTATCGTTCAACCATCATGTCCCCTTTGGGAGACCAATGGAGAATGATGAGGAAAATCCTGAACCAAGATATCCTCTCATTGCCAATACACAAGTGGCTCCAACCCAAACGAGACGAAGAAGCAAACCACTTGCTTTCTTACATGATTAGTCAAATAGAGAACCAAAATTCCCCGAATGGAGGCGGACTAATAAACATTCGAATTGCAAGCCAACACTTTTGTGGAAACCTAATCCGAAATATGGTTTTCGGGACAAGATTCTTTGGGGAAGGAATGGCTGACGGAGGGCCAGGTGGTGAAGAAACTGAACATGTCTCAGCCCTTTTCATAATCCTAAATTATCTTAATGCTTTTTGCATCTCTGATTATTTCCCATTGTTGAGATGGAAGACAGATTTTGATGGCCATGAAAAGATCATAAGGACCGCCATTGAAAGGGTTCGAAAATATCATGATCCATTGGTTGATGAAAGGATTAAATTGTGGAATGACGGGGCTCGAAAGCAAGAAGAGGATGTACTTGATATCCTAATCAAACATAAAGAACCAAAGCTCTCACCAGAGGAGATTAAAGCCCAAATTATT GAACTAATGATTGCAACAATCGATAATCCCTCAAATGCAGTAGAATGGGTGATGGCAGAGATGATTAGTGAACCTACCATTCTAAAACGAGCTGTTGAGGAGTTAGACAAGGTGGTCGGTTGTAACCGCCTTGTTAAGGAGTCAGACTTACCCCAACTAAACTATATAAAAGCATGCATCAAGGAGTCTTTTAGGTTGCACCCTTTTGCACCTTtcaatgttccccatgtttcagtAAAGGATACTGTTGTCGCTGGTTACTTTATACCCAAAGGTAGTCATGTGTTGCTTAGTAGACTCGGTTTGGGAAGGAATCCTAATGTGTGGAAAGATCCGATGCGGTTTGATCCGGACAGACATCTAGGTGAGGAAGGAAAACAAGTGGTTCTTACTGATAATGAACTAAGGATGCTTTCGTTTAGCACTGGAAAACGTGGTTGTCCAGGAGTGATTTTGGGTTCAACCATTACTATAATGTTATTAGCCCGAATGATTCAAGGGTTTGCTTGGGAGAAGCCGTATAATGAGTCAGAAATTAAACTTGTTGAAAATCATCATGATCTTCACATGGCTAAGTCACTTGTAGCCCTTGCTAAGCCACGACTACCTTGGTATCTTTACCCAAAAATCTAA